In Daucus carota subsp. sativus chromosome 4, DH1 v3.0, whole genome shotgun sequence, one DNA window encodes the following:
- the LOC108216267 gene encoding caffeoylshikimate esterase — protein sequence MAEPKLVHPVAEASATSPFGSLTADEFYARHSVKHSSEFITNSRGLKLFTQWWTPLPPTQIVGIIAAVHGFTGESSWFVQLTAVHFAKHGFAVCAIDHQGHGYSEGLVAHIPDINPVVDDCIAFFDSFRARYAPSLPSFLYSESLGGAIALLITLRRSGSKPYDGVVLNGAMCGISDKFKPAWPLEHFLSVVAAVIPTWQVIPTRGSIPDMSFRVDWKRKLAIASPRRSMARPRAATAQELLRVCRELQGRFEEIDVPLLIVHGGDDVVCDPACVEELYRRAASKDKTIKIYPGLLHQMIGEEEKDVETVFGDVVEWLKDRAARAAVHGGDV from the coding sequence ATGGCTGAACCCAAACTAGTCCATCCAGTGGCAGAAGCCAGTGCTACGAGTCCCTTCGGCTCTCTAACTGCTGACGAGTTCTACGCTCGTCACTCAGTGAAGCACTCGTCCGAGTTCATCACCAATTCTCGCGGTCTCAAGCTTTTCACTCAGTGGTGGACTCCACTTCCTCCCACTCAGATCGTTGGAATTATTGCCGCCGTCCACGGATTCACCGGCGAGTCGAGCTGGTTCGTCCAACTCACCGCCGTGCATTTCGCCAAACACGGATTCGCTGTGTGCGCAATCGATCACCAAGGCCATGGATACTCCGAAGGCCTCGTCGCTCACATTCCGGACATCAATCCCGTCGTCGACGACTGTATCGCGTTTTTCGACTCCTTTAGGGCTCGTTACGCGCCGTCGCTACCTTCATTCCTCTACTCTGAATCTCTCGGCGGCGCAATTGCGTTGCTAATTACTCTTCGCCGCAGCGGTTCAAAGCCGTACGACGGCGTTGTTCTGAACGGAGCGATGTGCGGGATCAGCGACAAGTTCAAACCGGCGTGGCCGTTGGAGCACTTCTTATCCGTCGTCGCGGCGGTGATTCCTACGTGGCAGGTGATCCCCACGCGCGGCTCCATCCCCGATATGTCGTTCAGAGTGGACTGGAAACGTAAACTGGCCATCGCAAGCCCGAGGCGCAGTATGGCTCGGCCACGCGCGGCCACCGCACAGGAATTACTCCGAGTATGCAGAGAGCTGCAAGGAAGATTCGAGGAAATCGACGTTCCGTTGCTTATTGTACACGGAGGAGACGACGTCGTTTGTGATCCGGCGTGTGTGGAGGAGTTGTATCGACGCGCGGCGAGTAAAGATAAGACGATAAAGATATATCCAGGGTTGTTGCACCAGATGATAGGAGAAGAGGAGAAGGACGTGGAGACCGTGTTCGGGGATGTTGTGGAGTGGCTCAAGGACAGAGCAGCACGCGCCGCCGTGCACGGTGGTGATGTATGA
- the LOC108217351 gene encoding uncharacterized protein LOC108217351, whose product MGILPPGFRFHPTDVELIMYYLKRKVMGKKFLFEAMAELNVYKYEPWDLAVKSLLKRDLEWYFFSPRERKYGSGARTNRATETGYWKATGKDRGIIYNNRTVGMIKTLIFYKGHAPKGERTDWVMHEYRLEDKNLADTEIIQDSFVICKIFQKSGLGPKNGAQYGAPFSEEEWNEVESAEEDGPFLTEHLKPSNHNALVAVNLAGTTASCSTTMSKVVQCPTPLAINDPCSPSEGVVSWLPICTNGAMHPVENYSTEKTNMFKSSQGAQDPITSAAFSEGLNNTQDICAIHSPVNGQVLSGHSPYSDLDNLAPLNLIIPGTTSSCPISEPGLPRLSATSNIDTNMPYDLPEDELTALLSMFTEDSRMIPFENNEDYHTVIDHSVKAQTGVDKNLIYNGLGDLNNLGELRNSDFDFSNTHNANYTLHTMLPDDDMIFLELKDLDSPLKHSVEARESLRGPSDSSYSPYTCYQNLDGSPGGSTLPKHVQNVSRLNLTSFPPEGSFWMEDLVEVSSKGPDIQNSEINGSDTLTGKKNPFQISCRQPVGSSVASQMQRRGKRHRKFILQFLLESIFSQLSVAELCAHIIAEKLNDSWSHFGGSTIYFKAEVALKVGECTEDALSHDMGESNCMCFGWGNLPDNNLGETNCVIRFELISYQWIIISLLAKIVVRRPKYVIDVIIGSLFPTCVVQFFLGVRFTVYGYICLVKALNKTEWVEIKTTRSDL is encoded by the exons ATGGGTATTCTCCCTCCGGGGTTTCGGTTTCATCCGACTGATGTGGAGTTGATTATGTATTATTTAAAGAGGAAAGTGATGGGCAAGAAATTTCTGTTTGAGGCTATGGCTGAGCTCAATGTGTATAAGTATGAGCCTTGGGATCTTGCAG TAAAATCTCTTTTGAAAAGAGATCTTGAGTGGTACTTCTTTAGTCCCAGAGAGAGAAAATATGGTAGTGGGGCAAGAACAAATCGTGCAACTGAGACTGGATACTGGAAAGCCACCGGAAAGGATAGAGGTATTATCTACAATAATCGGACTGTTGGCATGATTAAGACACTTATCTTCTACAAGGGCCATGCACCTAAAGGTGAACGGACTGACTGGGTTATGCATGAATACCGCCTTGAGGATAAAAATTTGGCTGATACTGAAATTATTCAG GATTCATTTGTGATCTGCAAAATATTCCAAAAAAGTGGTCTGGGCCCTAAAAATGGGGCACAATATGGAGCACCATTTAGTGAGGAAGAATGGAATGAGGTTGAGAGTGCTGAAGAGGATGGTCCTTTCCTAACCGAGCATCTAAAGCCTAGCAATCATAACGCTTTAGTTGCAGTGAACTTGGCTGGAACTACAGCTTCATGTAGCACGACCATGTCAAAAGTGGTTCAATGTCCAACACCCTTGGCCATCAATGACCCTTGTTCTCCATCTGAAGGTGTTGTTTCATGGTTGCCTATCTGCACAAATGGGGCTATGCATCCTGTTGAAAACTATAGTACTGAG AAGACAAACATGTTCAAATCTTCCCAAGGAGCTCAAGATCCAATTACTAGTGCAGCATTCAGTGAAGGATTAAATAATACTCAAGATATCTGTGCTATACACTCACCAGTCAATGGGCAGGTCCTATCAGGGCATTCACCATATAGTGACTTGGATAATCTGGCTCCATTGAACTTGATTATTCCAGGAACTACATCTAGCTGCCCTATATCTGAACCAGGGTTACCGCGACTGTCTGCAACTAGCAATATCGACACCAATATGCCTTATGATCTGCCTGAAGATGAACTGACTGCACTGTTGTCCATGTTTACTGAAGATAGCAGAATGATTCCCTTTGAAAACAATGAG GATTATCACACTGTTATTGACCATTCTGTCAAAGCTCAAACTGGTGTGGATAAGAACTTAATCTACAATGGCCTAGGAGATTTGAATAacttgggggaactgaggaattctgattttgatttctcAAACACACACAATGCTAATTATACTCTACACACAATGCTTCCGGACGATGATATGATCTTTTTGGAACTTAAGGATCTCGACTCTCCATTAAAGCATTCTGTGGAAGCTAGGGAATCTTTGCGGGGACCATCTGATAGCTCATATTCACCTTACACCTGCTACCAGAATTTGGATGGGTCCCCTGGTGGAAGTACTCTACCTAAGCATGTACAAAATGTTTCTAGATTAAATTTGACATCTTTTCCTCCAGAAGGCTCTTTTTGGATGGAGGATTTAGTTGAAGTTTCAAGTAAG GGACCTGATATTCAGAACTCAGAAATTAATGGATCTGACACTTTAACGGGAAAGAAAAATCCATTTCAGATCTCATGCAGACAACCAGTGGGAAGCAGCGTTGCTAGTCAAATGCAGAGAAGAG GAAAACGACACAGAAAATTTATACTCCAATTCTTGTTGGAGTCTATTTTTTCTCAGTTGTCAGTTGCAGAGCTATGTGCTCATATAATAGCTGAGAAGTTGAATGACAGTTGGTCTCATTTTGGCGGCTCCACCATTTATTTCAAAGCTGAGGTGGCACTGAAGGTTGGCGAGTGCACTGAAGACGCTTTGTCACATGATATGGGGGAGTCTAATTGTATGTGTTTTGGTTGGGGCAATCTGCCCGATAACAATTTAGGGGAGACTAATTGTGTCATAAGATTTGAACTCATCAGTTATCAGTGGATAATTATATCTTTACTTGCAAAAATAGTTGTTAGAAGACCAAAATATGTGATTGATGTGATAATTGGTTCATTATTTCCCACTTGTGTTGTCCAATTTTTCTTAGGGGTCAGGTTTACTGTATATGGATACATATGTCTAGTTAAGGCTCTTAACAAGACAGAATGGGTAGAAATAAAAACCACTAGGTCGGATTTGTAG
- the LOC108218589 gene encoding phosphatidylinositol 4-kinase beta 1, translating to MARLLGLTRGEYESPREVTRTIPTSDTSTENGWLIRFFDSAFFCEWIAVSYLYKHDHPGVRDYLCNRMYTLPLSGIESYLFQVCYMLVHKPSPSLDKFVIDICSKSLQIALKVHWFLMAELEDSDDNEGISRIQEKCQIAATLMGEWPTLIRPQNVSSNPLGKNQVLNRLLSSKQKLLSLTSSPPTQRSASLTVPSGNSLQEDGSKISSDESKIFKKFMPGQKVRDALLFRKSVEKDDGETDKDGFFKRLLRDSKDEDVRKSTDKDEEETEKDGFFRRFLRDSKDEDEELTSSSEGFFKRLFRDKADLEVVTKSVEDDDKEGFFRKFFKDKFEDKKDGIDQKDIDLIKSVEDDEKEGFFRKLFKDKFDDKKDNLDRTDEETKGPTNEDEEEHSEVPLFRRFFSLNHGDKKTPGTDEHSNGLHEGGAGSPGTEKFFRKLFRDRDRSVEDSEIFGLKKQKEKHPGSPKQHNDKSNVKPPLPYNASQFRKGTYHESLDFVQSLCDTSYGLVDVFPVEDRKSALSESLTEINAHITAAQSSGGVCFPMGKGMYRVVHIPEDEAVLLNSREKAPYLICVEVLKSETVSNTKDVNNSQKLFKGGIPVANGDAFLPKPPPWAYPLAGQDRYGGYDRMSRSASDAIDQAMAQLWDAKAKVVHLALSVEKQQLSQSTETADHDSNCVIHPCDQFDSDKEGTNCAARGGSRDLERVRVVLTADPGVSMDDTEDQEPPHRKEHRRVPSTIAFEEVKAAALKGEAPLGLPIKGAGQDSSDSRSHVSNGDTPKASDALSGELWEVKKLRIRNASVHGKLPGWDLRSLIVKSGDDCRQEHLAVQLISHFYDIFQEAGLPLWLRPYEVLVTSSYTALIETIPDTASLHSLKSRYPNISSLRQFFVDKYQENSPNFKLAQRNFVESMAGYSLVCYLLQVKDRHNGNLLLDEEGHIIHIDFGFMLSNSPGGVNFESAPFKLTRELLEVMDSDAEGVPSEFFDYFKVLCIQGFLTCRKHAERVILLVEMLQDSGFPCFKGGPRAIQNLRKRFHLSLTEEQCVSLVLSLISSSLDAWRTRQYDYYQRVLNGIL from the exons ATGGCGAGGCTATTGGGATTGACTCGCGGCGAATACGAGTCGCCGCGAGAGGTTACGAGAACAATCCCAACTAGTGATACTAGTACTGAGAATGGCTGGTTGATTAGGTTTTTTGATTCTGCGTTTTTTTGTGAGTGGATTGCGGTTAGTTATTTGTATAAACATGATCATCCCGGTGTGCGGGATTATTTGTGCAATAGGATGTATACGTTGCCGTTGTCTGGTATTGAGAGTTACTTGTTTCAAGTGTGTTATATGTTAGTTCATAAACCGAGTCCGTCGTTGGATAAGTTTGTtattgatatttgttcaaaGTCGCTGCAAATTGCGTTGAAAGTGCACTGGTTTTTGATGGCGGAGTTGGAGGATTCGGATGATAATGAAGGGATTAGTAGGATTCAGGAGAAGTGTCAGATTGCGGCTACTTTGATGGGGGAGTGGCCTACTTTGATTAGGCCGCAGAATGTGTCTTCGAATCCACTAGGTAAGAATCAAGTTCTTAATAGGCTGTTATCATCGAAGCAGAAGCTTTTGTCACTGACTTCGTCACCCCCTACTCAGCGTTCAGCATCGTTAACAGTCCCGTCAGGCAACTCTTTGCAGGAGGATGGTAGTAAAATATCATCTGACGAGAGTaagatttttaagaaatttatgcCGGGTCAAAAAGTAAGAGATGCATTACTTTTTAGAAAATCAGTGGAGAAAGATGACGGGGAGACGGACAAGGATGGGTTTTTCAAGAGGCTCTTAAGAGACAGCAAAGACGAGGATGTTAGGAAGTCGACTGATAAAGATGAGGAGGAGACCGAGAAGGATGGTTTTTTCAGAAGGTTTTTAAGAGACAGTAAGGACGAAGACGAGGAGCTCACATCGAGCTCAGAGGGTTTCTTTAAAAGGTTGTTTCGTGACAAAGCTGATTTAGAGGTGGTTACCAAATCTGTAGAAGATGATGACAAGGAAGGTTTTTTTAGGAAGTTTTTCAAGGATAAATTTGAGGACAAGAAGGATGGCATTGACCAAAAGGACATTGATTTGATAAAATctgttgaagatgatgaaaaagaagggttcttccggaaacTTTTTAAAGATAAATTTGATGACAAAAAAGATAATTTAGACAGAACTGATGAGGAGACCAAGGGGCCAACCAATGAAGACGAAGAAGAACATTCTGAAGTTCCATTATTCCGTAGATTTTTCAGCCTGAACCATGGAGATAAGAAGACTCCTGGAACTGATGAACACAGTAATGGTTTGCATGAAGGCGGTGCAGGTAGTCCGGGGACGGAGAAATTTTTCCGCAAGTTGTTTAGGGATCGTGATCGTTCTGTGGAGGACTCTGAAATTTTTGGTTTAAAGAAGCAAAAGGAG AAACATCCTGGTTCGCCTAAGCAGCACAATGATAAATCAAATGTCAAGCCCCCTCTTCCATATAATGCTTCACAGTTTAGGAAAGGGACGTATCATGAGTCACTGGACTTTGTGCAATCGCTCTGTGATACATCGTATGGTTTAGTAGATGTATTTCCTGTTGAAGATCGCAAAAGTGCTCTTTCTGAG TCACTTACTGAGATCAATGCGCATATAACTGCTGCTCAAAGTAGTggag GTGTGTGCTTCCCTATGGGAAAGGGTATGTACCGTGTTGTTCATATACCTGAAGATGAAGCTGTTCTTTTAAATTCCAGAGAGAAGGCACCATACCTGATTTGCGTAGAAGTTCTGAAAAGTGAGACAGTGAG CAACACAAAGGATGTAAATAATAGTCAAAAACTTTTTAAAGGAGGAATCCCTGTAGCAAACGGAGATGCATTTTTGCCGAAGCCTCCTCCATGGGCTTATCCATTGGCAGGACAGGACCGTTATGGTGGTTATGATAGGATGTCAAGATCTGCTTCAGATGCTATTGATCAGGCTATGGCTCAATTATGGGATGCAAAAGCTAAAGTTGTTCATCTTGCTCTTTCAGTGGAGAAGCAACAGCTCAGCCAGTCGACAGAAACCGCAGATCATGATTCTAATTGTGTCATTCATCCTTGTGATCAATTTGATTcagacaaagaaggtacaaacTGTGCAGCCAGAGGTGGTAGTCGTGACTTGGAAAGAGTAAGGGTAGTTCTGACAGCAGATCCTGGGGTTAGCATGGATGACACGGAGGATCAAGAGCCACCACATCGGAAGGAACACCGACGTGTTCCAAGTACAATAGCTTTTGAGGAAGTTAAG GCTGCTGCTTTGAAAGGAGAAGCTCCTCTTGGACTTCCTATAAAAGGCGCTGGTCAAGATTCATCTGACTCCCGATCACAT GTTAGTAATGGTGATACGCCAAAAGCAAGCGATGCTTTATCTGGTGAGCTATGGGAAGTAAAGAAACTGAGAATTCGTAATGCATCAGTACATGGAAAATTACCTGGCTGGGACTTGCGCTCT TTAATTGTCAAGAGTGGTGATGATTGTAGACAAGAGCATCTTGCAGTGCAACTAATCTCTCACTTTTATG ATATATTTCAAGAAGCTGGTCTGCCACTTTGGTTGCGCCCGTATGAAGTGCTAGTTACTTCTTCGTACACTGCACTCATTGAAACAATTCCAGACACG gCATCACTTCATTCTCTCAAAAGTAGATACCCCAACATTTCCAGTTTAAGACAGTTCTTTGTCGATAAGTATCAGGAGAATTCTCCGAACTTTAAGCTTGCCCAG AGAAATTTTGTGGAAAGCATGGCTGGTTATTCTCTtgtttgctacctgttgcaG GTCAAGGACAGGCATAATGGAAACCTTTTGTTGGATGAAGAAGGCCATATTATACACATCGACTTCGGGTTTATGTTGTCCAATTCTCCTGGAGGTGTTAATTTTGAGAGTGCACCATTTAAGTTAACCCGTGAACTTCTTGAG GTCATGGATTCTGATGCCGAGGGAGTTCCAAGtgaattttttgattatttcaaG GTTTTATGTATTCAAGGCTTTTTAACTTGTCGGAAGCATGCTGAACGCGTAATTCTTCTTGTTGAGATGTTGCAG GATTCTGGTTTCCCGTGTTTTAAAGGTGGACCTCGGGCAATACAGAATTTAAGGAAAAGATTTCATCTAAGTTTAACCGAAGAG CAATGTGTGTCGTTGGTGCTTTCTCTCATCAGCAGCAGCTTAGATGCTTGGCGGACACGTCAATATGATTACTATCAGAGGGTGTTGAATGGAATTTTATGA